The following are encoded together in the Streptomyces flavofungini genome:
- a CDS encoding class I SAM-dependent methyltransferase, translating to MTDDHTNVQEFFTARAADWDSRFPDDGPAYRAAVAELGLRQGARVLDAGCGTGRALPALRDAVGPSGSVLGADLTPAMLEAAARAGRDAHGQLLLADVARLPVRTHSLDAVFGAGLISHLPEPAANLRELARVVRPGGLLALFHPIGRAALAARQGRQTTPDDLRAEPNLRPLLCDSGWHMTSYVDEDTRFLALAVRAG from the coding sequence ATGACCGACGACCACACGAACGTCCAGGAGTTCTTCACCGCACGCGCCGCCGACTGGGACAGCCGCTTCCCGGACGACGGCCCGGCGTACCGCGCGGCGGTGGCCGAGCTCGGCCTGCGGCAGGGCGCCCGCGTCCTGGACGCGGGCTGCGGCACCGGGCGCGCCCTGCCCGCCCTGAGGGACGCCGTGGGGCCCTCGGGCTCCGTCCTCGGAGCGGATCTCACTCCGGCGATGCTCGAAGCCGCCGCACGGGCGGGCAGGGACGCTCACGGCCAGTTGCTGCTCGCCGACGTGGCACGGCTGCCGGTGCGCACGCACTCCCTGGACGCCGTGTTCGGCGCGGGGCTCATCTCTCACCTGCCCGAACCGGCCGCGAACCTCCGTGAGCTGGCTCGCGTGGTGCGTCCCGGTGGGCTGCTCGCCCTGTTCCACCCCATCGGCCGTGCGGCGCTCGCGGCCCGGCAGGGGCGTCAGACCACGCCGGACGACCTCCGCGCCGAACCCAACCTCCGGCCGCTCCTGTGCGATTCGGGCTGGCACATGACGTCGTACGTCGATGAGGACACCCGGTTCCTCGCGCTGGCCGTACGCGCCGGCTGA
- a CDS encoding alpha/beta fold hydrolase, with amino-acid sequence MLSATGRRSLFLDLPGHGLSDRPDDFGYTLDGHADAMAAALDVAAVRGAEFVAHSMGGSVAIVLAHRRPDLVSRLVLTEANLDPAPAGTAGSSRIAAYEEEQFVKEGYSSVLERVGPVWAATMRLADPPALHRSATGLVRGTDPTMRVMLTGLSVEHVFLQGALSGELAGHEELVASGVRVVTVPDAGHNVMLDNATAFAAVVAGQT; translated from the coding sequence GTGCTCTCGGCGACCGGGCGCAGGTCGCTGTTCCTGGATCTGCCGGGCCATGGCCTCAGCGACCGTCCCGACGACTTCGGCTACACGCTGGACGGGCACGCGGATGCGATGGCGGCCGCACTGGACGTGGCCGCGGTGCGCGGGGCGGAGTTCGTCGCGCACAGCATGGGCGGCTCCGTCGCCATCGTGCTCGCGCACCGGCGGCCGGACCTCGTCTCACGCCTGGTCCTCACCGAGGCGAACCTGGATCCGGCCCCTGCCGGGACGGCGGGCAGCAGCCGAATCGCTGCCTACGAAGAGGAGCAGTTCGTGAAGGAGGGGTACAGCAGCGTGCTCGAGCGGGTGGGGCCCGTGTGGGCTGCGACCATGCGGCTCGCCGACCCGCCGGCACTGCACCGCAGCGCGACCGGGCTCGTCCGGGGCACCGACCCCACCATGCGCGTGATGCTGACGGGGCTCTCCGTAGAGCACGTTTTTCTGCAGGGCGCGCTCAGTGGTGAACTCGCCGGTCACGAAGAGCTGGTGGCGTCCGGGGTACGGGTCGTCACCGTGCCGGACGCCGGGCACAACGTCATGCTGGACAACGCGACGGCCTTCGCCGCGGTGGTGGCCGGGCAGACCTGA
- a CDS encoding fatty acid desaturase family protein, protein MAQAAAAVVERPGGVTPRHRSGSDFTPLLRAVKTGGLLDRRTGWYARGIAMNAAALAAVGAGLFVIGHTWWVLLLAPVLSVLCARTAFIGHDAGHSQITDNRTVARLIGLVHGNLLLGMSVSWWNDKHNRHHANPNHTEKDPDVAADILVFTARQTGPRAGFRRWLTRHQAWLFFPLTLLQGIAMKVYGFRDLRRQSRRERAVEGPLLVAHLVGYVTLLLLAMPLGHAIAFAAVHQALFGLHLGMAFAPNHKGMEMPDPDGERWGHLKRQVLTSRNIRGGAVTDWFLGGLNYQIEHHLFPSMPRPHLRLAQPLVRAHCHAVGMSYAETGLVDSYRQVLRHLHEVGEPLRALRVE, encoded by the coding sequence ATGGCCCAGGCTGCCGCAGCCGTCGTGGAACGCCCCGGTGGCGTCACCCCCCGCCACCGCTCCGGAAGCGACTTCACACCACTCCTGCGAGCCGTCAAAACGGGAGGGCTCCTCGACCGTCGCACCGGCTGGTACGCGCGCGGGATAGCCATGAACGCCGCGGCCTTGGCAGCCGTCGGCGCGGGACTCTTCGTCATCGGCCACACCTGGTGGGTCTTGCTGCTCGCGCCGGTGCTCTCCGTCCTGTGCGCGCGCACCGCCTTCATCGGGCACGATGCCGGGCACTCGCAGATCACCGACAACCGCACGGTGGCGCGCCTCATCGGCCTTGTCCACGGCAACCTGCTCCTCGGGATGAGCGTGAGCTGGTGGAACGACAAGCACAACCGGCACCACGCCAACCCCAACCACACCGAGAAGGACCCGGACGTCGCCGCCGACATCCTGGTGTTCACGGCGCGGCAGACCGGGCCCCGGGCAGGTTTCCGGCGCTGGCTCACGCGCCATCAGGCCTGGCTGTTCTTCCCTCTGACGTTGCTCCAGGGCATCGCCATGAAGGTCTACGGATTCCGTGACCTGCGCCGCCAGAGCCGACGGGAACGAGCCGTCGAAGGCCCTCTGCTGGTCGCCCACCTCGTGGGGTACGTGACGCTCCTGCTGCTGGCCATGCCCCTGGGGCACGCGATCGCCTTCGCCGCCGTCCACCAGGCCCTCTTCGGTCTGCACCTGGGCATGGCCTTCGCCCCTAACCACAAGGGCATGGAAATGCCCGACCCGGACGGCGAGCGGTGGGGCCACCTGAAGCGCCAGGTCCTCACCTCACGGAACATCCGCGGCGGCGCGGTCACCGACTGGTTCCTCGGCGGGCTGAACTACCAGATCGAGCACCACCTCTTCCCGAGCATGCCCCGACCGCACCTGCGGCTCGCCCAGCCCCTTGTCCGTGCGCACTGTCATGCTGTGGGTATGTCTTACGCGGAGACCGGGCTCGTCGACTCCTACCGGCAGGTGCTTCGCCACCTGCACGAAGTGGGCGAACCGCTGAGGGCACTCAGGGTCGAGTAG
- a CDS encoding oxygenase MpaB family protein: protein MKRYERLQHIRRLDPEKDFLTIYRLSATYEFPWDFTRALELALYRTYAVPSIGRLLARTAELTERTQKRYDDTALLLDAVVEHGFGSEVGRTAMRRINQMHGSYDIANDDMRYVLCTFVVMPKRWIDAYGWRRFSQHEAAASAVYYRTLGRHLGIQGIPGSYEEFAECLDAYEEAHFAWDEGARTVSDATIELMASWYPRPLAPLLRAATVALLDDSLVKAFRYEQPHPVTRTLVRGAVRLRGRAVRLLPPRTAPHYARQNREIKGYPDGYRVGELGTRPEPGVRGCPVRPAKSPTPRPE, encoded by the coding sequence GTGAAGCGTTATGAACGGCTCCAGCACATCCGGCGTTTGGACCCGGAGAAGGACTTCCTGACCATCTACCGGCTCTCCGCGACGTACGAGTTCCCTTGGGACTTCACCCGCGCCCTCGAGCTCGCGCTCTACCGCACCTACGCCGTGCCGAGCATCGGCCGCCTCCTCGCGCGGACAGCGGAGCTGACGGAGCGTACGCAGAAGCGGTACGACGACACGGCTCTGCTCCTCGACGCGGTCGTCGAGCACGGCTTCGGCAGCGAGGTGGGCCGCACGGCCATGCGGCGCATCAACCAGATGCACGGCAGCTACGACATCGCCAACGACGACATGCGGTACGTGCTCTGCACCTTCGTGGTGATGCCCAAGAGATGGATCGACGCCTACGGATGGCGCAGGTTCTCACAGCACGAGGCCGCCGCGTCCGCCGTGTACTACCGTACGCTCGGTCGGCACCTGGGCATCCAGGGCATCCCCGGCTCCTACGAGGAGTTCGCCGAGTGCCTCGACGCCTACGAAGAGGCTCATTTCGCGTGGGACGAAGGCGCGCGGACGGTATCCGACGCGACCATCGAGCTGATGGCCTCCTGGTACCCCCGCCCTCTTGCGCCCCTTCTGCGCGCGGCCACCGTCGCCCTGCTCGACGACAGCCTGGTGAAGGCCTTCCGCTACGAACAGCCCCATCCCGTCACCAGGACGCTCGTCCGTGGCGCGGTGCGTCTGCGCGGCCGCGCGGTGCGCCTGCTCCCGCCGCGCACGGCCCCGCACTACGCCCGGCAGAACCGCGAGATCAAGGGCTATCCGGACGGCTACCGGGTGGGTGAGCTCGGTACGCGTCCCGAACCCGGCGTGCGCGGCTGTCCGGTGCGCCCCGCGAAGTCGCCGACACCGCGGCCGGAATGA
- a CDS encoding GTP-binding protein codes for MGSEHSDTTGGDATVTGETADPRGTAESTALALKILVAGGFGVGKTTLVGAVSEIRPLRTEELLSEAGQSVDDTEGVDRKVTTTVAMDFGRITIRSGLSLYLFGTPGQDRFWFLWDELSQGALGAVVLADTRRLEDCFPAVDYFEHRRIPFVVAVNCFSDARTYGAHDVSRALDLDRGTPVVLCDARDRDSGKEVLIRLVEYAGRRHTARLLDSIG; via the coding sequence ATGGGCTCCGAGCACTCTGACACCACGGGCGGCGACGCCACGGTGACCGGCGAGACCGCCGACCCCCGGGGAACCGCCGAGAGCACCGCCCTGGCGTTGAAGATCCTGGTCGCCGGAGGCTTCGGCGTGGGCAAGACCACCTTGGTCGGTGCCGTCAGCGAGATCCGGCCCCTGCGCACCGAGGAACTCCTCAGTGAAGCGGGCCAGTCGGTCGACGACACCGAGGGCGTGGATCGCAAGGTCACGACGACCGTTGCGATGGACTTCGGCCGCATCACCATCAGATCCGGCCTTTCGCTGTATCTCTTCGGGACGCCGGGACAGGACCGTTTCTGGTTCCTGTGGGACGAGCTGTCCCAGGGAGCGCTCGGTGCCGTCGTCCTCGCGGACACCCGCAGACTCGAGGACTGCTTCCCCGCCGTGGACTACTTCGAGCACCGCCGGATTCCGTTCGTCGTCGCGGTCAACTGCTTCTCGGACGCACGGACGTACGGCGCGCACGACGTCTCACGAGCCTTGGACCTCGACCGTGGGACTCCTGTGGTGCTGTGCGACGCGCGGGACCGCGATTCGGGAAAGGAGGTGTTGATCCGACTCGTGGAGTACGCCGGGCGGAGGCATACCGCCCGGCTGCTCGACTCCATTGGCTGA
- a CDS encoding MHYT domain-containing protein — MGHLDHATFGWLTPVLSYAMACVGAALGLQCTVRALGSTGRSRRNWLITAGSAIGTGIWTMHFVAMLGFGVRGTEIRYDVPLTLLSLLVAMVVVGAGVFAVGYGRDRGRALALGGLTTGLRVASMHYLGMAALRLHGDVRYDPMLVTLSVVIAVVAATAALWAALNITSPLAVAGASLVMGGAVSSMHYTGMLAVSVRVTPSGAELPGATTMQFIFPLAVGLGSYLFLTSAFVALSPSAGEQAATVSAQRPVESATP, encoded by the coding sequence ATGGGACACCTGGACCACGCCACGTTCGGCTGGCTGACCCCCGTGCTGTCGTACGCGATGGCCTGCGTCGGTGCGGCGCTCGGACTGCAGTGCACCGTGCGAGCGCTGGGCAGCACGGGACGTTCGCGCCGCAACTGGCTCATCACCGCCGGCTCCGCGATCGGCACCGGCATCTGGACGATGCACTTCGTCGCGATGCTCGGATTCGGCGTCCGCGGCACCGAGATCCGCTACGACGTGCCGCTCACGCTGCTGAGCCTGCTCGTCGCGATGGTCGTCGTCGGCGCGGGTGTCTTCGCCGTCGGCTACGGCCGTGACCGCGGCCGGGCCCTCGCGCTCGGCGGGCTCACCACCGGCCTCCGGGTCGCGAGCATGCACTACCTGGGCATGGCCGCGCTGCGGCTGCACGGGGACGTGCGGTACGACCCGATGCTGGTCACGCTGTCCGTCGTGATCGCCGTGGTCGCGGCGACGGCCGCGCTGTGGGCCGCCCTGAACATCACGTCACCCCTGGCGGTCGCCGGAGCGTCGCTCGTCATGGGCGGGGCGGTGAGCAGCATGCACTACACCGGAATGCTGGCCGTCAGCGTTCGCGTCACGCCCTCCGGTGCGGAGCTGCCCGGGGCGACGACGATGCAGTTCATCTTCCCGCTCGCCGTCGGTCTCGGCTCCTACCTGTTCCTGACCTCGGCGTTCGTCGCACTGTCCCCGAGCGCCGGGGAGCAAGCAGCCACCGTGTCGGCCCAGCGGCCCGTCGAGAGCGCCACTCCGTAG
- a CDS encoding DUF742 domain-containing protein has product MTDDRSGAEHRHGSQWFDVEAGPLVRPYAMTGGRTRPGPSGVRFDLIALVTLTGSGTDATGPGGDAALGPEHRALIGMCRVETQSVAELAAGADLPVGVVRVLLGDLVEGGHVVVHRPVPPAQLPDEKILREVIDGLRAL; this is encoded by the coding sequence ATGACCGACGACAGAAGTGGTGCCGAGCACCGGCACGGGAGCCAGTGGTTCGACGTCGAGGCAGGGCCCCTGGTGCGTCCGTACGCCATGACGGGCGGGCGGACCCGGCCGGGTCCCAGCGGCGTGCGCTTCGACCTGATCGCCCTCGTCACCCTCACCGGGTCCGGAACCGACGCGACCGGGCCGGGCGGCGACGCGGCACTCGGCCCGGAGCACCGTGCGCTCATCGGAATGTGCCGTGTCGAGACTCAGTCCGTCGCGGAGCTCGCCGCCGGTGCCGACCTGCCGGTGGGCGTGGTCAGGGTGCTGCTCGGCGACCTCGTGGAGGGCGGCCACGTCGTCGTGCACCGGCCCGTCCCGCCCGCCCAGCTACCCGACGAGAAGATCCTGCGAGAGGTGATCGATGGGCTCCGAGCACTCTGA
- a CDS encoding sensor histidine kinase → METPRTTPETGSPPPSTAHARGRRAHAGPPAQENRGTEEPRTDRGPVTAPRATRWRLRPRTVRAKVVCLLMVPVVSLLALWAFATVSTAQDVVGLRQTQRVDSAVRAPVVAAVTALQAERAEAVRYATKPAADRAATLKRQAERTDQAVAKLRLGEGNTVADGAGLPAPVADRLAQFVTGAERLRTVRTSVLDRRTGWDAAYGQYTRAVTAAFKVNGALSAVQSGESGSHARVLLEFSRAGEMLAREDALLASARLAGTFDGERLRRFTGAADTRQTLVETAAADLRGPERAAWQRLVAATAYADVTAAEDKVLLAEPGEQALAAAPAGTWDTAHATVLDRQRAIADRAARDAADRADPLARGVFTAAGAAVFLGLVAVVASLVISVRIGRGLVVELVGLRNRALEIARRQLPHAIRKLRAGEDIDIDAEAPQGPRAEDETGQVAEALGTVHRAALRAAVERAELASGISGVFVNLARRSQVLVHRQLNLLDTMERRADDPNELGDLFRLDHLTTRMRRHAESLIILSGAAPGRAWRMPVPLTNVVRAALSEVEDYARVEVRQLPSADVVGAAVADLTHLLAELVENAAQFSPPHTKVRVSGEPVGNGYALEIEDRGLGMGAEVLVEANRRVTESEALDLFDSDQLGLFVVSRLAARHNIKVHLRTSPYGGTTAVVLLPTALLHSGTTEPRAGRTSDRQEPEETRVNESAQYAAVGGAASRDLHLSATAERPVLGPPTDPGRPASPPPGITSLHLRKQTEGPPPETPDVGTTDVPDDLPRRVRQASLAPQLRGGPPTAVPGAADAGRDNERSPEHVRDRIAAYRDGWARGGGRLPGVIGAVPDPDGTHRSTARSEGELT, encoded by the coding sequence ATGGAGACACCCCGGACCACCCCCGAAACCGGCTCGCCGCCCCCGAGCACGGCACATGCCCGAGGCCGCCGAGCCCACGCGGGCCCGCCCGCCCAGGAGAACCGCGGCACGGAGGAACCCCGCACGGACCGGGGGCCGGTCACCGCGCCGCGTGCGACACGATGGCGACTGCGCCCGCGCACCGTCAGGGCCAAGGTCGTCTGCCTCCTGATGGTGCCGGTCGTCTCCCTGCTCGCCCTGTGGGCTTTCGCGACCGTCAGCACCGCCCAGGACGTCGTGGGCCTGCGACAGACACAGCGTGTGGACTCCGCCGTACGCGCGCCCGTCGTCGCGGCCGTCACCGCGCTCCAAGCCGAACGCGCCGAAGCCGTGCGGTACGCGACCAAGCCCGCCGCCGACCGCGCGGCCACCCTCAAGAGGCAAGCCGAGCGCACCGATCAAGCAGTGGCGAAGCTGCGCCTCGGCGAGGGCAACACCGTGGCCGACGGCGCGGGCCTTCCCGCCCCGGTCGCGGACCGGCTCGCGCAGTTCGTCACGGGTGCCGAAAGGCTGCGTACCGTGCGCACGTCCGTCCTCGACCGACGCACCGGATGGGACGCCGCGTACGGGCAGTACACGAGGGCCGTCACCGCCGCCTTCAAGGTCAACGGCGCGCTCTCCGCCGTCCAGAGCGGCGAATCGGGCTCCCACGCGCGCGTGCTGCTCGAATTCTCACGGGCGGGCGAGATGCTGGCCCGCGAGGACGCGCTGCTGGCGAGCGCCCGGCTCGCGGGCACCTTCGACGGCGAGCGGCTGCGCAGGTTCACCGGCGCCGCCGACACCCGGCAGACCCTCGTCGAGACGGCGGCGGCCGACCTGCGCGGCCCCGAACGCGCCGCGTGGCAACGCCTCGTGGCCGCAACCGCGTACGCGGACGTGACGGCCGCCGAGGACAAGGTGCTCCTCGCCGAGCCCGGCGAGCAGGCCCTCGCGGCGGCACCTGCCGGCACCTGGGACACCGCCCACGCGACCGTGCTGGACCGGCAGCGAGCCATCGCCGACCGCGCGGCACGGGACGCCGCCGACCGCGCCGACCCCTTGGCCCGGGGCGTGTTCACCGCGGCCGGAGCCGCGGTGTTCCTCGGGCTCGTCGCCGTGGTGGCCTCCCTCGTCATCTCCGTACGCATCGGCCGCGGCCTCGTCGTCGAACTCGTCGGCCTCCGCAACCGCGCCCTGGAGATCGCCCGCCGCCAACTGCCGCACGCCATACGGAAGCTCAGGGCAGGTGAGGACATCGACATCGACGCAGAGGCGCCGCAAGGGCCCCGGGCCGAGGACGAGACCGGGCAGGTCGCCGAAGCGCTCGGCACGGTGCACCGCGCCGCCCTGCGCGCCGCCGTCGAGCGGGCCGAACTCGCCAGCGGCATCTCCGGAGTCTTCGTCAACCTCGCCCGCCGCAGCCAGGTTCTCGTCCACCGGCAGCTCAACCTCCTCGACACCATGGAACGCCGTGCGGACGACCCGAACGAACTCGGTGACCTCTTCCGCCTCGACCACCTCACCACCCGCATGCGACGGCACGCGGAGAGCCTGATCATCCTCTCCGGAGCCGCACCCGGCCGGGCCTGGCGGATGCCGGTCCCCCTCACGAACGTGGTCCGCGCCGCGCTCTCCGAAGTCGAGGACTACGCGCGCGTGGAGGTACGCCAACTGCCCTCTGCCGACGTCGTGGGCGCCGCCGTCGCCGACCTCACCCACCTGCTCGCCGAACTCGTCGAGAACGCCGCGCAGTTCTCACCGCCCCACACCAAGGTGCGTGTCAGCGGCGAACCCGTGGGCAACGGATACGCCCTGGAGATCGAGGACCGTGGCCTGGGCATGGGCGCCGAAGTCCTGGTCGAGGCCAACCGCCGCGTCACCGAGTCCGAGGCATTGGATCTGTTCGACAGCGACCAACTCGGCCTCTTCGTAGTGAGCAGGCTCGCCGCGCGGCACAACATCAAGGTCCACCTGCGGACCTCGCCGTACGGCGGCACCACGGCCGTGGTCCTGCTGCCGACCGCACTGCTGCACAGCGGAACCACCGAGCCTCGCGCAGGGCGTACGTCGGATCGTCAAGAGCCCGAAGAGACACGTGTGAACGAGAGCGCCCAGTACGCGGCCGTGGGCGGTGCGGCGTCCCGTGACCTGCACCTGTCCGCCACGGCCGAACGCCCCGTCCTCGGTCCGCCGACGGATCCGGGCCGCCCCGCGTCGCCGCCCCCAGGCATCACATCGCTCCACCTGCGCAAGCAAACGGAAGGCCCACCCCCTGAGACGCCGGACGTAGGCACCACGGACGTCCCGGACGACCTCCCGCGCCGGGTGCGCCAGGCCAGCCTCGCCCCACAGCTGCGCGGCGGGCCGCCCACCGCCGTACCGGGGGCCGCCGACGCTGGGCGTGACAACGAGCGCAGTCCCGAGCACGTACGGGACCGCATCGCCGCCTACCGGGACGGCTGGGCCCGAGGCGGGGGACGGCTGCCCGGCGTCATCGGAGCCGTGCCGGACCCGGACGGAACCCACAGAAGCACTGCTCGCAGCGAAGGAGAGCTCACATGA
- a CDS encoding roadblock/LC7 domain-containing protein, with translation MIRDSSRTAGRSGELDWLLDDLVLRVGDVRHAVVLSNDGLAVGASTALTREDAEHLAAVASGFHSLAKGAGRHFGAGGVRQTMVEMDDAFLFVAAAGDGSCLAVLSTVTADIGLVAYEMARMVKRVGEHLDTPARFSGGDPGSG, from the coding sequence ATGATCCGGGATTCGAGCCGCACCGCCGGACGGTCCGGTGAACTGGACTGGCTCCTTGACGATCTGGTGCTGCGGGTCGGCGATGTGCGGCATGCCGTGGTGCTGTCCAACGACGGGCTCGCGGTCGGCGCCTCCACGGCGCTCACGCGCGAGGACGCCGAACACCTGGCCGCCGTCGCCTCCGGGTTCCACAGCCTCGCCAAGGGCGCGGGTCGGCACTTCGGAGCCGGGGGCGTACGCCAGACGATGGTCGAGATGGACGACGCTTTCCTGTTCGTGGCCGCCGCGGGAGACGGGTCGTGCCTCGCTGTCCTCAGCACGGTCACCGCGGACATCGGCCTGGTCGCGTACGAGATGGCCCGCATGGTCAAGCGCGTCGGCGAGCACCTGGACACCCCGGCGCGCTTCTCCGGCGGCGATCCGGGCTCCGGGTGA
- a CDS encoding PPOX class F420-dependent oxidoreductase, whose product MAQKMTDEQWRAFVSHGTRTAKLSTVRANGSPHIAPIWFVLDGDDLVFNTGKDTVKGRNLARDGRVALCVDDDQPPFAFVVLQGHAELIEDIEQVRHWATRLGGRYMGEDRAEEFGKRNGVPGELLVRVRIDKVLAYDAVAD is encoded by the coding sequence ATGGCACAGAAGATGACCGATGAACAATGGCGGGCCTTCGTCTCGCACGGCACCCGCACCGCCAAGCTCTCGACCGTCCGCGCGAACGGCAGCCCGCACATCGCACCGATCTGGTTCGTCCTCGACGGGGATGACCTGGTGTTCAACACCGGAAAGGACACGGTCAAGGGGCGCAATCTGGCGCGCGACGGGCGCGTGGCACTGTGCGTGGACGACGACCAACCCCCGTTCGCCTTCGTCGTGCTGCAGGGCCACGCCGAACTGATCGAGGACATCGAGCAGGTACGTCACTGGGCGACGCGCCTCGGCGGCCGGTACATGGGCGAGGACCGGGCCGAGGAGTTCGGCAAGCGCAACGGCGTGCCCGGAGAACTGCTGGTCCGGGTCAGGATCGACAAGGTGCTGGCGTACGACGCGGTCGCCGACTGA